Part of the Paludisphaera borealis genome, CGAAAGAACAGGTCGAGAAATACAAGATCAAGTCCGTGATCGACCTGCCGGCCGTGGGCGGCTTCCTCCAGGATCGCTACGAGCTAGGGTTCATCTCGGAGGCCCCGAAGAACTATACGATCCTCAGCGACTACCTGTTCCGGGAGCCGAAACCCGGCGAAAAGGACGCCGCGCTGGACCAATGGAAAGCGACGCACAACGGGCTCTACGCGACCAACGGCGCGGTTTTGTGCGTGATCCGGAAGTCGTCCCACCGCGCGGACGAGAATCCCGACCTATTCATCTTCGGACTCCCGGCCGCATTCAAGGGATATTTCCCAGGGTACGCCGACACGCTCGAACAGAGGCGGAACCGATTCACCTGGGCGATCCTCAAAGGCCACACGCGAAACAAGGGTGGGTACGTCCGTCTCAAGTCGTCCGACCCGTTCGAGCGGCCGGAAATCAACTTCAAATACTTCGACGAGGGGACCGACGAAGGGGGAGACGACCTCGCGGCCATGGTCGAGGGGGTCGATTTCGTTCGGCGATTCACGTCCCACCTCGGCCTTCACGCCCTACCGCTCGTCGCCCAGAAGAAGAAGCATCCGCCGGATATGAACGACGGTTATCAGATCAGCGAATGGGTCAAGCAAGAAGCGTGGGGACACCACGCCTGCGGCACCTGCCGGATCGGGCCCAAGGACAAGCCGGACGAGGCCGCGCTCGACGCCGACTTCAAGGTCCGAGGCGCGGAAGGCCTGCGCGTGGTCGACGCGTCGGTCTTCCCAAGCATCCCGGGGTTTTTCATCGTAACTCCGATCTACATGATCGCCGAAAAGGCTAGCGAGTCGATCCTCAAGGACGCCGGCTGGAAACCCAGGGACGGCGGCCAGAACGGCCTGAATCTGCCGGAGATCGGCTGACCTTTCCTTGTCCGTCGCGAGTAACCCGGCGGCTCGTGCACTCAGCCTGGTCGCGTGGCTCGCCGGAGTGCTCATCATCGTCGCGTTGTTTCGAATCGCCGACATGATCCGTGATTACGTCAACTCTGACTGGAGAAGGTGGATGCCGCGCAAGGATCGACTTTTGGAACGATGTTGTCTCATTCTGCTGGCCTGGGCGCTGGCGGAGGGGTCGGTCCGCGCCCAGGGGCCAGCCCCCGAGAGCGCGGTCGCCGCGCCGCCGATCTTGTTCGTCCCGGGGACGTCAGGCTCGTTCCTGACGTTCAGCAACGGCTCGGTTTACTGGCTGGACAGCGACGCGCTGCTGCAACAGACGGTGAGCCAGGGCATGTTGAGCCCTTCGGGAGACGACACCGGCGTTCAAGTTTTGCAGCCTGGAGAGGTGCTCGACTCGGTGCGGGTCGTGCTCCCCGCTTCCGTGAAGTCGGAACTGGAACGTATCGGCCTCATGCCCACGGACAAGCCGCTGCACCACCTACCCGTCTACGCACCGTTTCTGGATTGGGCCCGAAAAACGTTCGGGCCGTCGGCCGTGTACCTCGCCCCATACGACTGGAGGAAAGGGGCGGGGCACGCGAGTTCTCAACGGATCGACTCGGTCGTCGACGAGGCGTTGGCGAAGACCGGCGCGAAAAAAGTCGTCCTGCTCGCCCACTCACTCGGCGGCCTGGTCTGCCGCGACTACATCGCCGGCGCCGGGAAAGGGAAGGTCGACGCCTTGATCTCGGTCGGCACGCCCTGGCTCGGAGCGCCCAAGTCCGCCCGGGGGCTGGAGTGGGGCTATAACTTCGGCGTTGGATTTACGACGAAGCCAACCCCCTTCCTGCCGAAACTTTACTGGTACGTGATCGACCCAGCCAACCCGGGCAAGCCGATCCGCCAAGAGCCGCCGTTCCGGCTCACGTTCCTCCCCAACGAGGCGACCGCCGGGCTCGCCCGCAACTTCCCTTGCGTCTACCAGCAGCTTCCCACGGCCGACTTGCAACGTCTCTACGGCAAGCCGTTCCTGTTCGGGTTGTCGCCCGAGGCTTCGCTGTCACATCTCCGCGACAAGAATCCGGCCCTCTACGACGAGTCGCAGACCTGGCGCAAGGATCACCTCAAGGACGACAACTTCGGAGTCGCCCACTACGCCATCGCCGGCCTGTGCGATTCCAAGGGCGATCCCGGCGACTTCCAGGACATGCAGATGGCCCTGCCCGGCAACGACCATCTGACTACCGTCGACAGTGGCGGACTCCGCGACGTGTTGAACCGGCGCGTCATCAAGGAGCGTCGCCGCGTCTTCACAGAGATCCAATCTCGGCGCATCCCCGTGTTCCTTGACGAGTTCATCGCCATGGACACCGATGTCGACTGGGGAGACGGCACCTCGCCGTTGTTGAGCGCCACCGCCAGCGCGCAGCGCCGGGCCAACGAGCCGCTCGACCCGTCGGCCGCGGAGAAATACCTCGGGACGGGGGTGAAGGTCGCCGTGCTGGCATTGGAGCCTCCCTATTCGCACGGCACGTTGCTCAACGACCCCGCCATCCGCCAGGAGGTGCTTCGCACTTACAGCGAGCGCCGGGCGGCCTCCGGGCTCGGCGTCGATCCCCGCGCCGAGGACGTCGCCGTCATGACCCTCGAACTGACGACCAAGGCGGGCGACGTCACCAACGGCACCGTCGAGTCCGTGTCGGTGCAAATCGCGGGGGCCGACTTCGAGACGAACAACCATTTCTTTCAGAACGGCGCGTTCTGGTCGGACCCGCTCAGCAGCGGCGCCACCGCGAAATACTTCTACCACGGCCCCATGCGCCGCGATCCCGCGACCGGTGTCATGCGGGCGCTCCGACGCTCCGACCTTCCCGGGACCGTCCTCCGGCTGACCAAGGCCGGGTTCAGCAAGTGGACCGGCGCGGGGGTCCGACTGCTCATCGACGGCCGGCCGGTCGTCGAGAGAAAGGAAGAGTTCGTGCTCTCAGCTTTCAACCGGTCGCTGGAGATTCCGATTCCGTGACGATCCACCGGAGGCTGAAGGCATCCAGAAGCAGGTTGTGATGGTTCGGGGCGAAACGCAACGCGTTCTTTCTCGGGGATTGCTTCGCTTCTGTCGTCAGTCGTCGTCCCTGCCCGGTTCAGACGCCGGACAGCCTCTGAGTCAAGCCCTCAAGGAAACGATCCAATGACCAGACGCCACCTTACGGCCTGCCGCCCCCTGATCCTGATCTGCTCGCTCGCGATGCTCGGCGGGCTGTCGCCCACGGGTGATTCCTGGGCCGCCGACCACAACGACCCCAACGCCATCAACTCGATCTTCGCAGACATTCCCCCCAGCGCCGCCGACCTCTACGACATGTTCGGGTTCCCGAGCGAGGACAAGACCGGCGGGGAGAAAGTCGTGCTGGCCCTGACGTTCGCGTCGGTGCCGAAGACCGGCGTGTTCGACTCCGACCTGCTCTACAAGATCCGGATCTACGCCACGCCGAGGGTCGACAACCCGTTCGCCGCGGAGCCGAGCCTCGGCGCCTTGCTGGAATACGCCGACGAGGTCGCGAAGAAGTATCTCACGCTCCAGTCTTCGGAGATCCGCGTTCGCGTCG contains:
- a CDS encoding esterase/lipase family protein, with translation MERCCLILLAWALAEGSVRAQGPAPESAVAAPPILFVPGTSGSFLTFSNGSVYWLDSDALLQQTVSQGMLSPSGDDTGVQVLQPGEVLDSVRVVLPASVKSELERIGLMPTDKPLHHLPVYAPFLDWARKTFGPSAVYLAPYDWRKGAGHASSQRIDSVVDEALAKTGAKKVVLLAHSLGGLVCRDYIAGAGKGKVDALISVGTPWLGAPKSARGLEWGYNFGVGFTTKPTPFLPKLYWYVIDPANPGKPIRQEPPFRLTFLPNEATAGLARNFPCVYQQLPTADLQRLYGKPFLFGLSPEASLSHLRDKNPALYDESQTWRKDHLKDDNFGVAHYAIAGLCDSKGDPGDFQDMQMALPGNDHLTTVDSGGLRDVLNRRVIKERRRVFTEIQSRRIPVFLDEFIAMDTDVDWGDGTSPLLSATASAQRRANEPLDPSAAEKYLGTGVKVAVLALEPPYSHGTLLNDPAIRQEVLRTYSERRAASGLGVDPRAEDVAVMTLELTTKAGDVTNGTVESVSVQIAGADFETNNHFFQNGAFWSDPLSSGATAKYFYHGPMRRDPATGVMRALRRSDLPGTVLRLTKAGFSKWTGAGVRLLIDGRPVVERKEEFVLSAFNRSLEIPIP